GCATTCAACCGTGAATCTCTGAAGCTTCTGTCTAAATAGGACATATACATGAAAGGGGACATTCCCCAAGGTATTTATTACCTTTGCGGGAATGTCCCCTCTTTAAGTGGGTAATCTTCTTATTTACGGCGAAGATTGCCCATTTCTTCGATAATGGCCGTCATTTCACTCGGGCTGAACCGTTCTTTGCGGTCGACCATGACGTACAAATCATGAAGGTCTTCGTACATCGCTTCATCGAAATCTTCTGGTTTGACGGCACCGGCGTTGACTATTTTTAATTTTTCTTTGATTGCTGTTACCATGAATTCGATATTCTCTGCTGTATTTTGAGATAAATCCACTTGAAATCGTCCTTTCTGACGTACCTGTTTTATATCATTTATCTTTCCATGATTTGGCCCCACTGTCAACATGACTTCACACGATGTAGTTTTTGTAAGGATTTTTTCCGGCTAATGTTTTACACTATTATGGAATGGGGAATAAGTAGATAAGCTAAAACGTTGGAGGAGGCGTGCTGATGGTATCTGTTTTGTTCGTGTGTCTCGGGAATATATGCCGTTCCCCGATGGCAGAAGCAATCTTCAGGGCGAAGGTGAAGGCCGGGAACCTTGAAGGAGTCATTGAGGTGGACTCTGCTGGCACAGGCGACTGGCATACAGGAAAGAAACCTCATGAAGGAACTTTGTCCATCCTTAGCGAAAATAACATAGACAGCGATGGCCTCAAAGCCCGCCAGTTTACGGCGGAGGATAGGGAGTATGACTACATCGTTGCCATGGATTCATCCAATGAACAGCATGTGATGGAGATGCTTGAAAAAGAGCATCACGGCAAGGTGTTCAAGCTCCTTTCGCTCATAGAGGAAAGTGATCTGCAGGATGTACCTGATCCGTATTATACCGGGAATTTTCAAGAAGTGTACGAATTAGTGGAAACCGGATGCGGGCTGTTGCTGAATAAAATAATAAAAGACAATGGATTGAAGGAGGGCAATACATATGGGAAGCAA
The nucleotide sequence above comes from Bacillus sp. KH172YL63. Encoded proteins:
- a CDS encoding low molecular weight protein-tyrosine-phosphatase gives rise to the protein MVSVLFVCLGNICRSPMAEAIFRAKVKAGNLEGVIEVDSAGTGDWHTGKKPHEGTLSILSENNIDSDGLKARQFTAEDREYDYIVAMDSSNEQHVMEMLEKEHHGKVFKLLSLIEESDLQDVPDPYYTGNFQEVYELVETGCGLLLNKIIKDNGLKEGNTYGKQ
- a CDS encoding DUF1128 domain-containing protein, whose amino-acid sequence is MDLSQNTAENIEFMVTAIKEKLKIVNAGAVKPEDFDEAMYEDLHDLYVMVDRKERFSPSEMTAIIEEMGNLRRK